From the genome of Streptomyces sp. NBC_00523:
GTTCCCCCCGATCGTGTTCCGCTCGCTGGGCTGCACGTAGACCAGTCCGTCGCCCTCGAACCGGATCTGGAAGGACTCGCCGGAGCCCTCGCCGATCAGCGTCCGGAAGTTCACCCCGGACTGGAAGTTCTGCTGGAGGTTGCCCTGGTGGGCGATGTACGCGCCCGGGTCCACGAACAGCGGGTACTGGGGGGAGACCCGGAGCACCACGGCCGTGCCGTCCGACATGATCGCCGCCTGGCCGGTCCCCTCCACGGTGGTGGTGAACAGGCCGTTGCCCGTCGCCCCGCCGCGCAGGCCGGTGAACGTGGTGCCGGTGCGCAGGCCCGCGTCCGTGCAGAGCAGATTGCTCGCCTCGACGTACAGCTTGTCGCCGTGCAGCGAGACGAGGTTGATCTCGCTCGCCCGGTCCGCGAAGTAGCAGGTGCCCTGGCCGGTCACCTGCATCACCGCCATCGACTCACCGGTCAGCCTGCGGGTCACCATCCCGCGCAGTCCCTCACCGCCGCCCGTCATCTTCTTGAACGTCATCTGGCCCTCGTACGCGACCATCGAGCCGTTCTTCGCCTTGACGGCATCGCCTGCCAGATCGACGGCGAGCGTCTTGTTTCCCTCAAGCCGGAACATTGCCACCCGGCGAAAATAGCCGCAGCCACCGCCGCCGGAACAGGGGCAGCCACGCGATCGGGCGCCCCTGACCGCCCCTGATACGCATCCGGTACGGGATCCGGACGCGATGGGGACGTACTTCTTACGGAACGACGGGCGCCGGGTCCGGCGGCCCGTCCGGACCCGGCGCCGGAGGCGCCCGCCCGCGATGTCACAATGGGTGCCGCTTGTGCGTGCGTTCACAAGCTGTCACGACCCTCCCACCGAAGGTGCCCCCGTGGACATCAAGACCGCTACCGCCCTGCACCGGCTGCGCCTCATCTCGATTCCCGAGGCGCTGTCCTTCCCGGCGCTGATCCTCTTCGGCTCGGTGCTGAGCCGGGTCTCCGACATCGACTTCCTGATGATGCCGCTGGGCATGCTGCACGGCGTGCTCTTCGTGATCTACGTCGTGCTGCTGCTCGACGTGTGGGCGAAGACCAAGTGGCCGCTGAAGCGCGTCGCGTTCTTCTTCCTGCTGTGCGTGCTGCCGTTCGGCGGTCTGTACGGGGACAAGGTGCTCAAGCGCTACGAGGCGGACAGCGTCATCGCCGCCCGGGCCCGCCGCGAAGGCACGGTCAGCGCATGATCGTCGCCTTCTCCGTCAGCCCGCTCGGGGCCGGCGAGGACGTCGGTGAGTACGTCGCCGACGCCGTCCGGGTCGTCCGCGAGTCGGGGCTGCCCAACCGCACGGACGCCATGTTCACCTCCATCGAGGGGGAGTGGGACGAGGTCATGGACGTCGTCAAGCGCGCCGTCGCCGCCGTCGAGGCGCGGGCGGGCCGGGTCTCCCTGGTCCTGAAGGCGGACATCCGCCCCGGGGTCACCGACGGCCTGACCTCCAAGGTCGAGACGGTCGAGCGCTACCTCGCGGAGTGACCCCGCACCGCCCATGAGCCCCTGCCGGACCGGCGGGGGCTCTCCTCATTCCGGCGCCGCGAGCGCGATCCCCAGCGGCGTCCGCTCGTACAGCACCTGGTGTCCGTAGCGCCGCGAGGTCAGCAGCCCCGCCGCCCGCAGCACCGACAGGTGCGCCGACACCGAGGACGGCGCCAGGCCCAGCCGGTGGGCCAGCGCGCTCGTGCCCGCGGGCTCGTCCAGCGCGCACAGCACGTCCGCCCGCGCCCGCCCGAGCAGCCGCGCCAGCGCCTGAGGGGTGCTCGCGCCCGGCTCCGTCCACAGGCCCCCGATGCCGCGCGCGGGGTAGATCACGGCGGGCGGCCAGGGCGGTTCGTAACCGCTCACCACGTCCGGCCAGGCGAAGACGCTCGGGATCAGCACGAGGCCCTGCCCGCCGAGCACCCGGGAGTGCCGGCCGCGCATCCCCACCAGGGTCAGGGTGGAGTCCGTCCACGTCAGCTGCGGGCTCAACTCCCCGAGAAGGCGTGCGAATCCCACCTCGGCCAGCCGCCGCGAGTGGTACGCGATATCGGCCTCCAGCAGGGCGCGCAGCCGCGACCAGTCCGGTTCGATCAGCGTCCGCCACGCCTCTTCGAGCAGATCCGCCAGCTCCCGCAGGGTCCCCGCCGGGTCGGCGAGCAGCGCCCGGCCGGCGGGGGAGTCCGGGCCGCCCGGCCGGTCGGCCAGCGTCAGCGCCAGGTCCTGGGCGACCAGCTCCGGGTCGGTGGCGCGTACGGCCGCGATCTCGTCCTCGAACGCGACGTAGGGCCCGGTGGGAGGCGGGCAGAGGAAGTCCGGATTGTGCCCGCCGTCGGTCATCAGCGACCACAGCGGCCGCAGATCGAGCCCCGAGGCCGCGCCCTCGATGCGCCGCAGCCAGGGCTGGTGGTACCCGTGCCGCCGCGGGCGCAGCAGCGTCCGCACGGCGGCCTGCGTCTCCCAGAGCGGGGAGAGCGCGAACCGGCAGCGCAGCAGGTCGTTCTCGTCGAGATGCAGGTGGAACGGCATGGCGGCCCCGGGAAGATTCGGTGTCAGCCGAAAGTCTACGGAGCGGGGCACCGGCTCCTCCAAGCTGCCGCCATGCCGAGCAACAGCACCCGCCCGCAGGGCACCGTCCACGCCACGGCGGACGCCCCGTCCGCCCCGCGCGGCTACCGCGCCGTCTTCGCCGTACGCGAGTTCCGGGCGGTGTTCGCCGCGCATCTGCTCTCGCTGCTCGGCGTCGTCGTCAGCGAGCTGGCGCTCACCGTCCTCGTCTACGACCTCACCTCGTCGCCCCTGCTCAGCGCGCTCACGTTCGCGCTCGGCATGCTCCCGTACCTCGTCGGCGGCACGCTCCTCGCCGGGATCGCGGACCGCTACCCGGCCCGCCGGGTCCTGGTCACCTGCGATCTGGTGTGCGCGGTCTGCGTCGCCGTGATGGTGCTGCCGGGTACCCCGGTCGCCGGGCTGCTGGCGCTGCGCTGCCTGATCGCCGCCGTCTCGCCGGTCTTCACCGGGACGCGGATGGCCGCGCTCACCGACATCCTCGGCGAGGGCGAGCTGTTCGTGCTGGGGCGCTCGCTGCTGCGGATCATCTCGCAGGGGTCGATGCTCGCCGGTTTCGGCGTCGGCGGGGTGCTGCTGACCGTGCTCCCGCCGCGCGGCGCGATCACGATCACCGTCGCCACCTTCCTCTGCTCGGCGGCGCTGCTGCGCCTCGGCACCCGTGACCGGCCGGCCCGTGCCCGCGAAGGCGGCGCCGGACTGCTGCGGGAGTCCCTGTCCGGCGCCCGGCTGGTCCTCGGCCACCGCCGCCTCCGGGCGCTGATGCTGCTGTTCTGGCTGCCCCCGCTGTTCGTCGTCGCCCCGGAGGCGGTCGCGGCGCCGTACGCCGACGAGATCGGGGTCGGCCCGGCCGCGCTCGGGCTGCTGATGTGCGCCATGCCCGTCGGCCACATCGCCGCCGAGCTGTACGCGGGCTCCGCGCTGCGCCCGCGCACCCGTGAGCGGATCGTGCTGCCGCTGGCCGCCGCCGGGCTGCTGCCCCTCGCGGTGTACGCGCTGACGCCGGGCGTCGCGGCGGCGGCCGCCGCGCTGGTGGTGGTCGGCGCCTCGTCCGCGTACAACATCGGCCTCGACCAGTGGTTCGTGGCCGCCGTCCCGGAGGAGCTGCGCGGGCGGGCCATGACCCTGCTCACCGCCGGGCTCATGACGCTCCAGGGCGTCGGGATGGCGCTCACCGGGCTCGCCGCCGAGTTCTTCCCCGTTCATCAGGTGGTCGCGGGGGCGGCCGTCCTCGGCACGCTCTGCCTGCTCCCGCTGGTCGCGGAGGTCCGCGGAACCGCACCCGCTGCCGGGAGCCGGACCGAAGTGCGAGACGGGGAGGACCGACAAGTTCCCCATGGGTAAGGTCGTGGCCGTGCCGAAGCCGCTCAGCCTTCCCTTCGATCCCATCGCCCGCGCCGACGAGCTCTGGCAGCAGCGCTGGGGCCCGGTCCCGTCCATGGGGGCGATCACCTCGATCATGCGGGCGCAGCAGATCCTGCTCGCCGAGGTCGACGCCGTCGTCAAGCCGTACGGACTGACCTTCGCGCGGTACGAGGCGCTGGTGCTGCTCACCTTCTCCAAGGCGGGCGAGCTGCCGATGTCCAAGATCGGTGAGCGGCTGATGGTCCACCCGACGTCCGTGACGAACACGGTGGACCGGCTGGTGCGCTCCGGCCTGGTCGACAAGCGCCCGAACCCGAACGACGGCCGGGGCACGCTGGCCTCGATCACCGACAAGGGCCGCGAGGTCGTGGAATCGGCCACCCGGGACCTGGTCGCGATGGAGTTCGGACTCGGGGTGTACGACGCCGAGGAGTGCGCCGAGATCTTCGCGCTGCTGCGGCCCCTGCGCATCGCCGCGCAGGACTTCGAGGAGATCTGAGAAGCGCCGTTCCGGTGCCCGGCCCGCTGCAAGATCGCCCCGGACGTCCGGTTACGCTCGTGGGCATGAAACGCAGTGTGCTGACCCGATACCGGGTGATGGCTTACGTCACCGCCGTCATGTTGCTGATCCTCTGCGTGTGCATGATCTTCAAATACGGCTTCGACAAGGGCGAGGGTCTGACGCTCGTCGTCTCCCAGATCCACGGCGTGCTGTACATCATCTACCTGATCTTCGCCTTCGACCTGGGCTCCAAGGCGAAGTGGCCGCTGGGCAAGCTCGCCTGGGTGCTCCTCTCGGGCACGATCCCGACGGCCGCGTTCTTCGTGGAGCGCAAGGTCGTCCGCGAGGTCGAGCCGCTGGTCGCCGACGCGACGCCCGCGGCCCCCGCGAACGTCTGACCTCGCCGAACCGCCCCGCGCGAAGCGCCGGGCGGTTGGTCATCGACATTTACTAGGACGTCCTAGTAAATTGGAGGGCATGGACGCTGACGCGATCGAGGAAGGCCGCCGCCGCTGGCAGGCCCGTTACGACAAGGCCCGCAAGCGTGACGCGGACTTCACCACGCTCTCGGGCGACCCGGTCGAGCCGGTCTACGGCCCCCGCCCCGGGGACGCGTACGAGGGCTTCGAGCGGATCGGCTGGCCCGGTGAGTACCCCTTCACCCGGGGGCTCCACCCGACCGGCTACCGGGGCCGCACCTGGACCATCCGCCAGTTCGCCGGCTTCGGCAACGCCGAGCAGACCAATGAGCGCTACAAGATGATCCTGGCCGCCGGCGGCGGCGGGCTCAGCGTGGCCTTCGACATGCCGACGCTGATGGGCCGCGACTCCGACGACCCCCGCGCGCTCGGCGAGGTCGGCCACTGCGGCGTCGCCATCGACTCCGCCGCCGACATGGAGGTCCTGTTCCAGGACATCCCGCTCGGCGACGTCACGACGTCGATGACGATCAGCGGCCCGGCCGTCCCGGTCTTCTGCATGTACCTGGTCGCCGCCGAGCGCCAGGGCGTCGACCCGGCGGTCCTCAACGGCACGCTCCAGACCGACATCTTCAAGGAGTACATCGCGCAGAAGGAGTGGCTCTTCCAGCCGGAGCCCCATCTGCGCCTCATCGGGGACCTGATGGAGCACTGCGCCGCCTCCATCCCCGCGTACAAGCCGCTCTCCGTCTCCGGCTACCACATCCGCGAGGCCGGGGCGACGGCCGCGCAGGAGCTGGCGTACACCCTCGCCGACGGCTTCGGTTACGTGGAGCTCGGCCTCTCCCGCGGCCTCGACGTCGACACCTTCGCGCCCGGCCTGTCCTTCTTCTTCGACGCGCACCTCGACTTCTTCGAGGAGATCGCCAAGTTCCGCGCCGCCCGCCGCATCTGGGCCCGCTGGATGAAGGAGACGTACGGCGCGAAGACCGACAAGGCCCAGTGGCTCCGCTTCCACACCCAGACGGCCGGGGTCTCCCTCACCGCGCAGCAGCCGTACAACAACGTCGTACGCACCGCCGTCGAGGCCCTGTCCGCCGTCCTCGGCGGCACCAACTCGCTGCACACCAACGCCCTGGACGAGACCCTGGCGCTCCCCTCCGAGCAGGCCGCCGAGATCGCGCTGCGCACCCAGCAGGTGCTGATGGAGGAGACCGGCGTCGCCAACGTGGCCGACCCGCTGGGCGGTTCCTGGTACGTGGAGCAGCTCACCGACCGCATCGAGGCCGACGCCGAGAAGATCTTCGAGCAGATCAAGGAGCGCGGCACCCGCGCCCACCCGGACGGGCAGCACCCGGTCGGCCCGATCACCTCCGGCATCCTGCGCGGCATCGAGGACGGCTGGTTCACCGGCGAGATCGCCGAGTCCGCGTTCCGCTACCAGCAGTCCCTGGAGAAGGGCGACAAGAGGGTCGTCGGCGTCAACGTGGCGCACGGCTCCGTCACCGGCGACCTGGAGATCCTGCGCGTCAGCCACGAGGTCGAGCGCGAGCAGGTCCGCGTCCTCGCCGGCCGCAAGGAGGCCCGCGACGACGCCCGGGTCAAGACCGCCCTGGACGCCATGCTGGCCGCCGCCCGCGACGGCTCCAACATGATCGCGCCGATGCTCGACGCGGTCCGCGCGGAAGCGACCCTCGGCGAGATCTGCGGCGTCCTGCGCGACGAGTGGGGCGTCTACACGGAGCCGGCGGGCTTCTGACGTACCGGCTGTCCGGCGGCCGCGCCCAGCCCCGCCAGCAGCAGCAGCGTGAAGCGCCGGGCCCAGTCGGCATCGACGGGCTCGGCGCTCACCAGTGTCCGGTGCACCACCGCACCGGCGATCACATCGAAGATCAGGTCCGCCGTGAGGTCCGCCGTGGCCTCGTCCGGCTCGACGGGCAGTTCGCCGCGCTCCTGCGCCCGCTGCCGCCCCTGGAGCACGAGCCGCTTCTGCCGGTTGACGATCGAGTCGCGGATGCGGGCCCGCAGCGCCTCGTCCCGCGTCGACTCCGCGACCACCGCCATCAGCGCGGTCCGGGTCTCCGGCCGGTCGAGCAGCGCGGCGAACTGCAGCACGACCGCCTCCACATCGGCGGCCAGGCTGCCCAGGTCCGGCATCTCCAGCTCGTCGAAGAGGACGGCCACCGCGTCCACGACCAGTTCGTTCTTGCCCGCCCAGCGCCGGTAGAGGGTCGTCTTGGCAACCCCGGCCCGCGTCGCCACGTCACCCATGGTCAGCTTCGACCAGCCGAGGTCCACGAGCGAGGCTCTGGTCGCCTCCAGGATCGCCTCGTCGGCCTCGGTGCTGCGAGGACGTCCCGATCGTGCGGGTTTGGGGTGGCTGCGGCTGAGCATGCGGCGACCATACCCGTCAGTAGGTAAATCCGACCGACCCCGGAAGCCGTGAGACAGATCACCGAACACTCTTGTGCGTGAGGGGGCGTGGCCAGTTACGCTACGGGTCGTAGCGTAAGGCGACGGTCCGGACCGTCGTGGACGCCACGAACGAACGACAGCCACAGGCGCCGGGTGGGGACCGGGCGCCGAACCGGGTCTTTCAGGGGCCCCACAGCCGTGTCTGTCCGCCCACCCCGCACACCGGCGGGGGTCGCGGACGGGCGCGGTTCACGTATCGCTTTCCGGAACCGCGCACCGAAGGGGGAGGATGTACGCATGCAGCCCAGAAACATGTCCATGAGCGGCGTCGTCGACCTTGCCGCGGTGAAGGCGGCCGGAGAGGCCAAGGCGAAGGCGGAGCAGGCGCGCGCCGAGTCCGCACGCCAGGGCGGCCCCGCGGCCGTCCCCGCGTCCTCCCTCGTGATCGACGTCAACGAGGCGGGCTTCGAGAACGACGTCCTCCAGCGCTCCGCCGAAGTGCCCGTCGTCATCGACTTCTGGGCCGAGTGGTGCGAGCCGTGCAAGCAGCTGGGCCCGCTCCTGGAGCGCCTGGCCCACGAGTACAACGGCCGCTTCCTGCTGGCCAAGGTCGACGTCGACGCCAACCAGATGCTGATGCAGCAGTTCGGCATCCAGGGCATCCCGGCGGTCTTCGCGGTCGTCGCCGGACAGGCGCTGCCCCTCTTCCAGGGCGCGGCCCCCGAGGCCCAGATCCGGCAGACCCTGGACCAGCTGATCCAGGTCGGCGAGGAGCGCTTCGGCCTGACCGGCATCGCGGTCGACCCGGCGGCGGCGGGCGAGCCGGCCCAGGCGGCGGCTCCGGTTCCGCCGGGCCCCTACGACTCCCTCCTGGAGGCGGCCGCCCAGGCGCTGGACGCCAACGACTTCGAGGGCGCCGTGCAGGCGTACAAGAACGTGCTGTCCGACGACCCGGCCAACACCGAGGCGAAGCTGGGCCTGGCCCAGGCCGAGCTGCTGGCCCGGGTCCGGGCGACGGACCCGCAGAAGGTGCGCGCGGAGGCGGCGGAGAAGCCGGCCGACGCGGACGCGCAGCTGGCGGCGGCCGACCTCGACCTCGTCGGCGGCCATGTCGAGGACGCCTTCGGCCGCTTGGTCGAGACCGTGCGCCGGACGTTCGGCGAGGACCGGGACCGGGTCCGGCTGCGGCTGCTCGACCTCTTCGAGGTGATCGGCCCGGATGACCCGAGGGTCGGTGCCGCGCGCACCGCGCTCGCGCGCGTCCTGTTCTGATCCGGTCTGTCCGAACCGATTGTTCCGAACTGACAACACGGCCGCGGCCGCCTCCGGGCGCCGCGGCCGTTTTCGCGATCAGACGATAAGAGTGGGGCTCGCTTTACCAAATCTTGATAAAAGCACGGCCTGTTACTCGCAGTAAATCGATCTTTGCGATCTGCCCCGTTTCGCTCGCGCTTCCTCCTTTTCGTCCGTTGGTCCGAGGCCACCCTGCGTGGCCGCTCGGTGCCAGCAGGTCGTGGCCCGGTTATGAGGGCGTTACCAGCGAGTAACGAACCCCCTTGTGTCCCGGCCGGGAATGGACCACGATCGGCCACGCTCGGTCCAATAACGCCAGTCCGGCTGCCAGTCGGGAGCGGCGGCTCCGTTGGGTCCCCGCCGGGCGGGTCGGCGGCAGTGGCGCCGGCTCCGGACAGGGGGGTTCCTGCCGGCCGGCAGGGCCTGTCCGATCAGGTCGCGTACGTGCGTGACCAGTGGTTGTCGCTCGGGGGTGATCGCCGGTGAAGCGGACGCGGTACAGCCTCCGTTCGCGGGCGCTCTCCTTTCCGAGGACGTAGCACTTCTCCCATCCCGGGTCGGGCAGGATGCCTGACCGGAGATGTACGTCCGAGAAGGAGGAAAAGTATGAGTTCCCAGGTTCGCGGTGGCACGAGATGGAAGCGTTTCGCTGTCGTCATGGTGCCGAGCGTCATAGCCACCGCCGCCGTCGGCGTCGGTCTGGCCCAGGGCGCGCTCGCCGCGTCCTTCAGCGTGTCGGGCCAGGAGTTCAAGGTCACGGCCGCCGAACTGAACGGCGAGAACTTCGTCCAGTACGGCAGCATCGCGACCGAGGACGGCGCCGACCCCGCGAAGGAGGGCAAGGCTCACGCCGTTGCCGTCTCGGGGTTCAGTCACGCCACCATCACCAAGATGTGCCAGTCGGTCGTCACCCCCAACCTGCCGTTCGGGCTGGGCAGCGTGACGCTGCGGCTGACCGCCGGTGACCCGAAGGACACCGACAAGAAGGTCGACGCCACCGGCCTGTACCTCGACGTCTCGGATCTCCAGGGTGACGCCGAGTTCGGCAACATCGACATCGGTGTGCGCACGGGCGATCTGAAGAACCCGGGCGTCCAGCCCAACGGTGGCAAGTACGTCAACCCGAACGGGTTCGCGCAGCGCGCTGAGACCGCCAAGCTGACGAACGTCAAGCAGCGGGCGTGGGCCACCACGGCAGGAACGTTCAAGCTGCCGGGTCTGCACCTTGGGCTGTCCAAGGGCGTCAACGAGTGCTACTAGGGCACTGGCCCGGGCGGCCGGGGGCGCACAACGGGTCCCCGGCCGCCCACCCTTCTCTTTCTCACAGCAGTACCGGTTCCCAGGGAGCTGTTTTCCATGAGCCCCGAATCCCAAGGGCAGAACGAGCACTACCTCACCCTCTCCCGGCGAGGCTTCCGCACCTGGCGGGGTGACCGGCCGTTCTGGGCCGGACTGTTCACCATGCTGGGCGGCGTGCCCATCATGTACTTCCCGTACGCGAACATGCACCTCGGCAACGTCACGCTGGCGATGTCCACCACGGCCGGCGCCGGTTCGCTGATCATCGGGGTCCTGCTCGTCACGCTGGGTCTGACGATGTGGTTCCACAGCATCGTCCGCGTGTTCGCCGGTGTCGCGGCGATTCTGCTGGCCCTCATCTCCATACCCGTCGCCAACATCGGCGGCTTCCTGATCGGCTTCATCTTCGCCC
Proteins encoded in this window:
- a CDS encoding MTH1187 family thiamine-binding protein, whose protein sequence is MIVAFSVSPLGAGEDVGEYVADAVRVVRESGLPNRTDAMFTSIEGEWDEVMDVVKRAVAAVEARAGRVSLVLKADIRPGVTDGLTSKVETVERYLAE
- a CDS encoding MFS transporter; translated protein: MPSNSTRPQGTVHATADAPSAPRGYRAVFAVREFRAVFAAHLLSLLGVVVSELALTVLVYDLTSSPLLSALTFALGMLPYLVGGTLLAGIADRYPARRVLVTCDLVCAVCVAVMVLPGTPVAGLLALRCLIAAVSPVFTGTRMAALTDILGEGELFVLGRSLLRIISQGSMLAGFGVGGVLLTVLPPRGAITITVATFLCSAALLRLGTRDRPARAREGGAGLLRESLSGARLVLGHRRLRALMLLFWLPPLFVVAPEAVAAPYADEIGVGPAALGLLMCAMPVGHIAAELYAGSALRPRTRERIVLPLAAAGLLPLAVYALTPGVAAAAAALVVVGASSAYNIGLDQWFVAAVPEELRGRAMTLLTAGLMTLQGVGMALTGLAAEFFPVHQVVAGAAVLGTLCLLPLVAEVRGTAPAAGSRTEVRDGEDRQVPHG
- a CDS encoding tetratricopeptide repeat protein, producing the protein MQPRNMSMSGVVDLAAVKAAGEAKAKAEQARAESARQGGPAAVPASSLVIDVNEAGFENDVLQRSAEVPVVIDFWAEWCEPCKQLGPLLERLAHEYNGRFLLAKVDVDANQMLMQQFGIQGIPAVFAVVAGQALPLFQGAAPEAQIRQTLDQLIQVGEERFGLTGIAVDPAAAGEPAQAAAPVPPGPYDSLLEAAAQALDANDFEGAVQAYKNVLSDDPANTEAKLGLAQAELLARVRATDPQKVRAEAAEKPADADAQLAAADLDLVGGHVEDAFGRLVETVRRTFGEDRDRVRLRLLDLFEVIGPDDPRVGAARTALARVLF
- a CDS encoding AIM24 family protein; the protein is MFRLEGNKTLAVDLAGDAVKAKNGSMVAYEGQMTFKKMTGGGEGLRGMVTRRLTGESMAVMQVTGQGTCYFADRASEINLVSLHGDKLYVEASNLLCTDAGLRTGTTFTGLRGGATGNGLFTTTVEGTGQAAIMSDGTAVVLRVSPQYPLFVDPGAYIAHQGNLQQNFQSGVNFRTLIGEGSGESFQIRFEGDGLVYVQPSERNTIGGNV
- a CDS encoding MarR family winged helix-turn-helix transcriptional regulator; its protein translation is MPKPLSLPFDPIARADELWQQRWGPVPSMGAITSIMRAQQILLAEVDAVVKPYGLTFARYEALVLLTFSKAGELPMSKIGERLMVHPTSVTNTVDRLVRSGLVDKRPNPNDGRGTLASITDKGREVVESATRDLVAMEFGLGVYDAEECAEIFALLRPLRIAAQDFEEI
- a CDS encoding TetR/AcrR family transcriptional regulator, with protein sequence MLSRSHPKPARSGRPRSTEADEAILEATRASLVDLGWSKLTMGDVATRAGVAKTTLYRRWAGKNELVVDAVAVLFDELEMPDLGSLAADVEAVVLQFAALLDRPETRTALMAVVAESTRDEALRARIRDSIVNRQKRLVLQGRQRAQERGELPVEPDEATADLTADLIFDVIAGAVVHRTLVSAEPVDADWARRFTLLLLAGLGAAAGQPVRQKPAGSV
- a CDS encoding DUF6114 domain-containing protein translates to MSPESQGQNEHYLTLSRRGFRTWRGDRPFWAGLFTMLGGVPIMYFPYANMHLGNVTLAMSTTAGAGSLIIGVLLVTLGLTMWFHSIVRVFAGVAAILLALISIPVANIGGFLIGFIFALLGGALSVSWAPGEPQPEAAAEAEPAPAEEAPETVSFAKDEPFPEGAFHGVGIPEQPQAPYDTTVEAEGGRHRAG
- a CDS encoding DUF3817 domain-containing protein is translated as MKRSVLTRYRVMAYVTAVMLLILCVCMIFKYGFDKGEGLTLVVSQIHGVLYIIYLIFAFDLGSKAKWPLGKLAWVLLSGTIPTAAFFVERKVVREVEPLVADATPAAPANV
- a CDS encoding acyl-CoA mutase large subunit family protein, whose amino-acid sequence is MDADAIEEGRRRWQARYDKARKRDADFTTLSGDPVEPVYGPRPGDAYEGFERIGWPGEYPFTRGLHPTGYRGRTWTIRQFAGFGNAEQTNERYKMILAAGGGGLSVAFDMPTLMGRDSDDPRALGEVGHCGVAIDSAADMEVLFQDIPLGDVTTSMTISGPAVPVFCMYLVAAERQGVDPAVLNGTLQTDIFKEYIAQKEWLFQPEPHLRLIGDLMEHCAASIPAYKPLSVSGYHIREAGATAAQELAYTLADGFGYVELGLSRGLDVDTFAPGLSFFFDAHLDFFEEIAKFRAARRIWARWMKETYGAKTDKAQWLRFHTQTAGVSLTAQQPYNNVVRTAVEALSAVLGGTNSLHTNALDETLALPSEQAAEIALRTQQVLMEETGVANVADPLGGSWYVEQLTDRIEADAEKIFEQIKERGTRAHPDGQHPVGPITSGILRGIEDGWFTGEIAESAFRYQQSLEKGDKRVVGVNVAHGSVTGDLEILRVSHEVEREQVRVLAGRKEARDDARVKTALDAMLAAARDGSNMIAPMLDAVRAEATLGEICGVLRDEWGVYTEPAGF
- a CDS encoding ArsR/SmtB family transcription factor gives rise to the protein MPFHLHLDENDLLRCRFALSPLWETQAAVRTLLRPRRHGYHQPWLRRIEGAASGLDLRPLWSLMTDGGHNPDFLCPPPTGPYVAFEDEIAAVRATDPELVAQDLALTLADRPGGPDSPAGRALLADPAGTLRELADLLEEAWRTLIEPDWSRLRALLEADIAYHSRRLAEVGFARLLGELSPQLTWTDSTLTLVGMRGRHSRVLGGQGLVLIPSVFAWPDVVSGYEPPWPPAVIYPARGIGGLWTEPGASTPQALARLLGRARADVLCALDEPAGTSALAHRLGLAPSSVSAHLSVLRAAGLLTSRRYGHQVLYERTPLGIALAAPE
- a CDS encoding DUF3817 domain-containing protein, whose translation is MDIKTATALHRLRLISIPEALSFPALILFGSVLSRVSDIDFLMMPLGMLHGVLFVIYVVLLLDVWAKTKWPLKRVAFFFLLCVLPFGGLYGDKVLKRYEADSVIAARARREGTVSA
- a CDS encoding DUF6230 family protein, with the protein product MVPSVIATAAVGVGLAQGALAASFSVSGQEFKVTAAELNGENFVQYGSIATEDGADPAKEGKAHAVAVSGFSHATITKMCQSVVTPNLPFGLGSVTLRLTAGDPKDTDKKVDATGLYLDVSDLQGDAEFGNIDIGVRTGDLKNPGVQPNGGKYVNPNGFAQRAETAKLTNVKQRAWATTAGTFKLPGLHLGLSKGVNECY